In Candidatus Amarolinea dominans, a genomic segment contains:
- a CDS encoding DNRLRE domain-containing protein, which produces MTRLVPAAFEHSLALNDSPLQLTDDYVEIPHDPALVPYSDAITLEAWVSLYPLNLDACNTVISKDLLDSYWLGICNQHIRYYSNGDWQDGSTVIPAHVWTHIAVVWEHGDQRHYYLNGELEYTGDAGPTPAVNAYPVAIGADPGPSADLSLFAGNIAEVRLWTVARSQDEIRRTMHIALDEPRPGLVAVWHLADDYNDSIGEHHGAPRGQADLSGPAAPPQPALVPLDESFNTLPTTRSGAATVYIPGTNQAWLLGGSRGGAVSDQIEAVDAATGATSAVGNLPLALNYAAAAYAPDNDTIYVFGGQAGVNYQNTIYAVSRATGAVRTLAPTLPVSVRSAAAVYHPDLHLITIIGGYGGSVQSRISVFDPETETLSSLPGLTLPAPRYNLAAAYAGATGKIYLFGGLDGSLDPTSTIYELALDDDGLGGSVSLVAGVALPVETYAFAAVEDPASRLIYLLGGVDVDRVLVFDPATAQLWPTLIPLPEERLYASVIYSSRNRHALLMGGWTSGNRASIWRAPLGDGPAIPLGRWDFPMTVGDAVNAIAGDETRVVVATYGSGAYRYNANSGRTRYTPADLGSASGIINDVRYDAVNDETWLATDDAGGKQITSAGAVTTFDAGVLGANRVLAVDVQPGATSADSIPFFGTDGQGLRWRDRILWPFPGYQWHTNFVGSRLDAIALRAEPVQDVWVIADGGLRRMQFDPFYTETNYSGSQCNLFEPDDLALGPNSDWWVVSPNYFVLGARPDVDGQGVCRIPGAVTPGAGNLLEPLLGVAAAAVDVDADGRIWTAVEAQPGESGGLVAYQAVGAPPNQATLYTEEYNWTAAPLGSRTADSSGPATVWDSGVSAVGAADERVWAGKENGRLVTVAQRWQQLDESNSLDSKAIAHVWTVRGRAFLATASSLHVLQADGQTWDNRNNVQALSVLGDSRGRIWVGTATDVRLYTAGGWDLLAWAEGTPPAGPIEALAQDMNGRIWIGGAGGLTLFDRERFVTTFDAGNSGLPATTVRALLADREQRLWVGTNQGLARLQGNTLIVFTTASGLPSNQIRDLAQTGDGDIAISTANGLSLFDGNGFANETPPIAAYSLPLAVDELGRLWAGAAVRTVNGWQGYWWTNSGLRSSTISDVAADGADRVWFGHAPANGVSVRGAFLPPLADVIPAINSISPDHGHSPDHITISGTGFGSNPADVTVVIGGAVVEIESISETEIEVRLNRDNVNGDVSVSVGRRRATLTGVGRPAFCAEPSILTVSPEGGNVGLFVDITGSNFDPGAMVAVGDGPYRSPTYIGPRHLQMIVQPGDESGPVHVRNACPGGPTYSTTSADFLRVVELHADAIVLNQGLSAYDLVADRPTMIQFYLTHALWPNDDDVLEVDSIEISLTEPGSGQSYSETQDALHVIPYNPEPLPPQALRDIAQSVEVSLTPLLNDFVSDEGTTVQVHAVLRRRGFTVAAFDTTAEFRRNLPLRVLLVPIMWDQAGATDEFHLRVNVSNGLEELRQRYMPTGRLEFEWADVSLTSAVSLTLGSWGELLEAAHDMDPIRRRWNDLHDPDAIIAFGIVDERLKTGDKNGYGLWADVSDLINIIFLDGLDAFCELTDAALTVATLGLADFGSCEVEVPLYVGWAVGSVTDGADNTEYSRRLGHEIGHIMGLVGPTAANGSYTDNLSHSVNDELDNGECNDGGASYDVSKTIYLQPGVEEPVVNPMSGRQMRAQWIVEDDGDPADEDTRRGKALMSYACGRDDDNVFFEPVDEQAVRAEYGMISTRLGFEDLRPFGGLRLAGANDSAGRAAPTGPASIPVTSPVPGPRLYVSGLVSRTVEAGVLRRVETLGEDAPLSVDFVSNYWLVQLDGGGAELARNGVFPAFRTPETGLNDSGFFAATILRQTGVARLELRHDDTLLDSFTAGGAAPTVSISSPAGGSYSSGNIPVTWIASDADADPLVIAIDYSADGGASWLPLAFSSASGTVQVPVARLAGSGNARFRVTASDGFDEGSAVSPAFTVAGQPPLPYIGFPQAGDSFLEGRRIDLRGGAYDNQDRRVAGANLTWWSSRDGELGSGADFAVILSVGAHTLVLQAQNSVGLTEPIAISVTVQGDYDLDTLPDAEESGMGLSPLNAQELFSDADGDGLSRLVEIRRHTDPGDPDSDGDGRSDGDELLAGTDPATNDPPLPPDQLAVYPPSLSFTADLALDTPLPQQALQVVSRRPATFTVAADVDWLASTVVTGVTVSGVTILVQAYELEDGVHSGHVTFTSASLAGSVVAPVVVTVTHSAAFFDLDGDCRVSIVDVQRVAASFGLDLSQPDFDYHRDLDRDGDVDVLDITAGAQRWLQECPSGPTPTPTPSPTATPSFTSTPTRTPTATSTPTRTPTLTATFSATNTPTSTLTHTPTFTPTPTFTFTPTRTPTFTFTPTATLTHTPTRTPTFTHTPTATPTATFTHTPTRTPTYTFTPTYTPTRTPTFTPTRTPTPTRTPTPTATPVTVILTPVADTYVFSTAPTSNYGAATIHYVGSQSASATGRALYRFNLGGIPSGATVQSASFMAYLVSSSASPALLDIELKRSDGAWQEMTVTWNTQPGYTGANNVLGVGIAPAYYTWNVTSLVQTWVDGAVNNGLALMSKNEITIGWRGFASRESTAPPNPPRLVVTYRP; this is translated from the coding sequence ATGACACGTCTGGTCCCCGCCGCCTTCGAGCATTCCCTGGCGCTCAACGATTCGCCTCTGCAACTCACCGATGACTACGTTGAGATTCCACACGACCCCGCCCTGGTGCCCTACAGCGACGCCATCACGCTCGAAGCTTGGGTGAGCCTCTACCCCCTCAACCTCGACGCCTGCAATACCGTCATCAGCAAGGACCTGCTTGACTCGTACTGGCTGGGCATCTGCAATCAGCACATTCGCTACTATTCTAATGGCGATTGGCAGGACGGCAGCACGGTCATCCCCGCCCACGTCTGGACGCACATTGCGGTGGTTTGGGAGCATGGCGACCAGCGCCACTACTATCTGAACGGCGAGTTGGAGTACACGGGCGACGCTGGCCCGACGCCCGCGGTCAACGCCTATCCGGTCGCCATCGGCGCCGACCCCGGCCCCTCGGCTGATCTCTCTCTTTTCGCCGGCAACATCGCCGAAGTGCGGCTGTGGACGGTGGCCCGCAGCCAGGACGAGATTCGTCGCACCATGCACATCGCCCTGGACGAGCCGCGGCCGGGCCTGGTGGCCGTCTGGCATCTGGCCGATGACTACAACGACAGCATCGGCGAGCACCACGGCGCGCCGCGCGGTCAGGCTGATCTGAGCGGCCCGGCCGCGCCGCCGCAGCCGGCCCTGGTTCCCCTGGATGAGTCCTTCAACACGTTGCCGACCACGCGCTCCGGCGCGGCCACTGTCTACATCCCCGGAACCAATCAGGCCTGGCTGTTGGGCGGCAGCCGCGGCGGCGCGGTCAGCGATCAGATCGAGGCGGTGGACGCGGCCACCGGTGCGACCAGCGCCGTTGGCAACCTGCCGTTGGCCCTGAATTACGCCGCGGCCGCCTATGCGCCGGACAACGACACCATCTACGTCTTTGGCGGGCAGGCGGGCGTCAACTATCAGAACACGATCTACGCGGTCAGCCGCGCCACCGGCGCGGTGCGCACATTGGCCCCGACGCTGCCCGTTTCTGTGCGCAGCGCGGCCGCGGTCTATCATCCCGACCTGCACCTGATCACCATCATCGGCGGCTACGGCGGCAGCGTGCAGAGCCGCATCAGCGTCTTCGACCCCGAAACGGAAACGCTCAGCAGCCTGCCCGGCCTGACCCTGCCCGCGCCGCGCTACAACCTGGCCGCGGCCTACGCCGGCGCTACCGGCAAGATCTATCTCTTTGGCGGCCTCGACGGCAGTCTCGACCCCACCAGCACGATTTACGAGCTGGCGCTGGATGACGACGGTCTGGGCGGCTCGGTTAGCCTGGTGGCCGGCGTCGCCCTGCCGGTCGAGACCTACGCCTTCGCCGCGGTGGAAGACCCGGCCAGCCGGCTGATCTACCTGCTGGGCGGGGTTGATGTGGACCGCGTGCTGGTCTTCGACCCGGCGACTGCCCAACTTTGGCCGACGCTCATTCCGCTGCCGGAAGAGCGCCTCTACGCCAGCGTCATCTACAGCAGCCGCAACCGCCACGCGCTGCTGATGGGCGGTTGGACGAGCGGGAACAGGGCCAGCATCTGGCGGGCGCCGTTGGGCGACGGGCCGGCCATTCCCCTGGGCCGCTGGGATTTCCCCATGACAGTGGGCGATGCGGTCAACGCCATCGCGGGCGATGAGACGCGGGTGGTGGTGGCTACGTATGGCAGCGGCGCCTATCGCTACAACGCCAACAGCGGCCGCACCCGTTACACCCCGGCCGACTTGGGCAGCGCCAGCGGCATCATCAACGATGTGCGCTACGACGCGGTCAACGACGAGACCTGGCTGGCGACCGATGACGCGGGCGGCAAGCAAATCACCAGCGCCGGCGCGGTGACCACCTTCGATGCCGGGGTGCTCGGCGCCAACCGTGTGCTGGCCGTGGATGTGCAGCCCGGCGCGACCAGCGCTGACAGTATTCCCTTCTTCGGCACGGACGGCCAGGGGCTGCGCTGGCGCGACCGCATCCTCTGGCCCTTTCCCGGCTATCAATGGCATACCAACTTCGTGGGCAGCCGCCTCGACGCCATCGCCCTGCGCGCCGAGCCTGTGCAGGATGTGTGGGTGATCGCTGACGGCGGCTTGCGGCGTATGCAGTTCGATCCGTTCTACACCGAGACCAACTACAGCGGCAGCCAGTGCAACCTGTTCGAGCCGGACGATCTGGCCCTGGGACCGAACAGCGATTGGTGGGTCGTCTCGCCCAACTACTTCGTGCTGGGCGCGCGGCCAGATGTAGACGGCCAGGGCGTTTGCCGCATTCCCGGCGCGGTGACGCCCGGCGCAGGCAACCTGTTGGAACCGCTGCTGGGCGTGGCGGCCGCGGCCGTGGATGTGGACGCGGACGGCCGCATCTGGACGGCTGTCGAAGCGCAGCCGGGCGAGAGCGGGGGCCTGGTGGCCTACCAGGCGGTGGGCGCGCCGCCCAATCAGGCCACCCTGTACACCGAAGAGTACAACTGGACGGCCGCGCCGCTGGGCAGCCGCACGGCCGACTCGTCAGGCCCCGCAACTGTCTGGGACAGCGGCGTCAGCGCGGTCGGCGCGGCCGATGAGCGCGTGTGGGCCGGCAAAGAGAACGGTCGCCTGGTGACGGTGGCCCAGCGCTGGCAGCAGTTGGATGAGAGCAACAGCCTGGACAGCAAGGCCATCGCGCACGTCTGGACAGTGCGGGGCCGGGCTTTCCTGGCGACCGCTTCCAGCCTGCATGTGCTGCAAGCCGACGGCCAGACCTGGGACAACCGCAACAACGTGCAGGCGCTGAGCGTCCTGGGCGACAGCCGCGGCCGCATCTGGGTGGGCACCGCGACCGATGTGCGCCTCTACACGGCCGGCGGCTGGGACCTGCTGGCCTGGGCCGAGGGAACGCCGCCCGCCGGCCCCATCGAGGCCCTGGCCCAGGACATGAACGGCCGCATCTGGATCGGCGGCGCGGGCGGCCTGACCCTCTTCGACCGGGAGCGCTTCGTGACTACCTTCGACGCGGGCAATTCCGGCCTGCCGGCCACGACCGTGCGCGCCCTGCTGGCCGACCGTGAGCAGCGGTTGTGGGTGGGCACCAACCAGGGGTTGGCCCGTTTGCAGGGCAACACCTTGATCGTGTTCACCACGGCCTCCGGCCTGCCCTCCAATCAGATTCGCGACCTGGCGCAGACCGGCGATGGCGACATTGCCATCAGCACCGCGAACGGCCTCAGCCTCTTCGACGGCAACGGATTTGCCAACGAAACCCCGCCCATTGCGGCCTACAGCCTGCCCCTGGCGGTGGATGAACTCGGTCGTTTGTGGGCCGGCGCCGCGGTGCGCACGGTCAACGGCTGGCAGGGCTACTGGTGGACCAACTCCGGCCTGCGCAGCAGCACCATCAGCGACGTGGCGGCCGACGGCGCGGACCGGGTCTGGTTCGGCCACGCGCCGGCCAACGGGGTCAGCGTGCGCGGCGCGTTCCTGCCGCCCCTGGCCGATGTCATCCCTGCCATCAACAGCATTTCGCCGGACCACGGCCATTCGCCCGATCACATCACCATCAGCGGCACCGGTTTCGGTTCCAACCCGGCCGATGTCACGGTGGTTATCGGCGGCGCGGTTGTGGAGATCGAGAGCATCAGCGAGACCGAGATCGAGGTGCGCCTGAATCGCGACAACGTCAACGGCGATGTCTCCGTCAGCGTGGGCCGGCGTCGCGCCACCCTCACCGGCGTGGGCCGGCCGGCCTTCTGCGCGGAGCCGAGTATCCTGACCGTCAGCCCGGAAGGGGGCAACGTGGGCTTGTTCGTGGACATCACTGGCTCGAACTTCGATCCTGGCGCGATGGTGGCCGTGGGCGATGGCCCCTATCGCAGCCCGACCTACATCGGCCCTCGCCATCTGCAGATGATCGTGCAGCCCGGCGACGAGTCCGGCCCGGTGCATGTGCGTAACGCCTGCCCGGGCGGCCCCACCTACAGCACCACCAGCGCCGACTTCTTGCGCGTGGTGGAGCTGCACGCGGACGCCATCGTTCTCAACCAGGGCCTGAGCGCCTACGACCTGGTGGCGGACCGGCCGACGATGATCCAGTTCTATCTGACGCACGCCCTGTGGCCGAACGACGATGATGTGCTGGAGGTGGACAGCATCGAGATCAGCCTGACCGAGCCGGGCAGCGGCCAGAGCTACAGCGAGACCCAGGACGCGCTGCATGTGATTCCTTACAACCCGGAGCCGCTGCCGCCGCAGGCCCTGCGTGACATCGCGCAGAGCGTCGAAGTGTCGCTGACGCCGCTGCTCAACGACTTCGTCAGCGACGAGGGCACGACCGTACAGGTTCATGCCGTGCTGCGCCGCCGCGGCTTCACCGTCGCCGCGTTCGACACGACGGCCGAGTTCCGCCGCAACCTGCCCCTGCGCGTGCTGCTGGTGCCGATCATGTGGGATCAGGCCGGGGCGACAGACGAATTCCATCTGCGGGTCAACGTCAGCAACGGGCTGGAGGAGCTACGCCAGCGCTACATGCCGACCGGCCGGCTGGAGTTCGAGTGGGCCGATGTCAGCCTGACGAGCGCCGTGTCGCTGACCCTGGGGTCCTGGGGCGAGCTGCTCGAAGCCGCCCATGACATGGATCCCATTCGCCGCCGCTGGAACGATCTTCATGATCCTGACGCGATCATCGCCTTCGGCATCGTGGATGAGCGGCTGAAAACCGGCGACAAGAACGGCTACGGACTGTGGGCCGATGTCAGCGACCTGATCAACATCATCTTCCTGGACGGACTGGATGCCTTCTGCGAGTTGACCGACGCCGCGCTGACCGTGGCTACCCTGGGTCTGGCCGATTTTGGCAGTTGCGAGGTCGAAGTGCCGCTCTATGTCGGCTGGGCTGTGGGCAGCGTCACGGATGGCGCCGACAACACCGAGTACAGCCGGCGCCTGGGGCATGAGATCGGCCATATCATGGGGCTGGTTGGCCCCACCGCGGCCAACGGCTCCTACACCGACAACCTCAGTCATTCGGTCAACGACGAATTGGACAACGGAGAATGCAACGATGGCGGCGCCAGCTACGACGTGTCCAAGACGATCTATCTCCAACCGGGGGTGGAGGAACCGGTGGTTAACCCGATGTCCGGCCGGCAGATGCGCGCGCAATGGATTGTAGAAGACGACGGCGACCCGGCCGACGAAGACACCCGCCGCGGCAAGGCCCTGATGAGCTATGCCTGCGGCCGGGACGACGATAACGTCTTCTTCGAGCCGGTGGACGAGCAGGCAGTTCGGGCTGAATATGGCATGATCTCGACGCGGCTCGGCTTCGAGGACCTGCGGCCGTTCGGCGGGCTGCGCCTGGCGGGAGCGAATGACAGCGCTGGCCGCGCCGCGCCAACCGGGCCGGCAAGCATCCCGGTGACATCCCCTGTGCCAGGCCCGCGGCTCTACGTCTCCGGCCTGGTCAGCCGGACGGTGGAAGCTGGCGTCTTGCGCCGCGTCGAAACCCTGGGGGAGGACGCGCCGCTCAGCGTGGACTTTGTCAGTAATTACTGGCTGGTGCAGCTCGATGGCGGCGGCGCTGAACTGGCCCGCAACGGCGTCTTTCCGGCCTTTCGCACCCCGGAGACCGGCCTCAACGACAGCGGTTTCTTTGCCGCCACCATCCTGCGCCAGACCGGCGTGGCCCGTCTGGAACTGCGCCACGACGACACCCTGCTCGACAGCTTCACAGCCGGCGGCGCCGCGCCCACGGTGAGCATCAGCAGCCCGGCCGGCGGCTCCTACAGCAGCGGCAACATCCCCGTTACCTGGATCGCCAGCGACGCCGACGCCGACCCGCTGGTGATTGCGATTGACTATTCGGCCGATGGCGGCGCTTCCTGGCTGCCCCTGGCCTTCAGTAGCGCCAGCGGTACGGTGCAGGTACCGGTCGCCCGCCTGGCCGGCAGCGGCAATGCCCGCTTCCGGGTCACGGCCAGCGATGGCTTCGATGAGGGCAGCGCGGTTTCGCCCGCGTTCACGGTGGCCGGTCAGCCGCCCCTGCCCTACATCGGCTTTCCCCAGGCGGGCGACAGTTTCCTGGAAGGACGGCGGATTGACCTTCGCGGCGGCGCCTATGACAACCAGGATCGCCGCGTGGCCGGCGCCAATCTGACCTGGTGGAGCAGCCGGGACGGCGAGCTGGGCAGCGGTGCAGATTTCGCGGTGATCCTCAGCGTGGGCGCCCATACCCTGGTCCTGCAGGCGCAAAACAGCGTAGGGCTGACCGAACCCATCGCGATCAGCGTGACCGTGCAGGGAGACTACGACCTCGACACCCTCCCGGACGCCGAGGAATCTGGGATGGGCCTCAGCCCGCTGAACGCGCAGGAGTTATTCAGCGACGCCGATGGCGATGGCCTTTCCCGACTGGTGGAGATCAGGCGCCACACCGACCCTGGCGACCCTGACAGCGATGGCGATGGCCGCTCCGACGGCGACGAGCTGCTGGCTGGCACCGACCCGGCCACCAACGACCCACCCCTGCCGCCCGACCAGTTGGCGGTCTACCCGCCCAGCCTCAGCTTCACGGCCGACCTTGCCCTGGACACCCCGCTGCCGCAGCAGGCGCTGCAGGTAGTCAGCCGCCGGCCGGCCACCTTTACCGTGGCGGCCGATGTGGACTGGCTGGCCTCCACGGTCGTCACCGGCGTCACCGTGTCCGGCGTTACCATCCTGGTGCAGGCCTATGAGCTGGAGGATGGCGTTCACAGCGGGCATGTGACCTTTACCAGCGCCTCCCTGGCGGGCAGCGTGGTGGCGCCCGTGGTCGTCACGGTGACTCACAGCGCCGCCTTTTTCGACCTGGACGGCGATTGCCGGGTCAGCATCGTGGACGTGCAGCGGGTGGCGGCCAGCTTCGGCCTGGATCTCAGCCAGCCCGACTTCGATTATCATCGCGACCTGGACCGCGACGGCGACGTGGATGTGCTCGATATCACGGCCGGCGCTCAGCGCTGGCTGCAGGAATGTCCATCCGGCCCAACGCCCACGCCGACGCCAAGCCCGACGGCCACGCCATCGTTTACGTCAACGCCGACGCGCACGCCAACCGCCACCTCAACGCCGACGCGCACGCCGACCCTGACGGCCACGTTCTCAGCGACGAATACGCCAACGTCTACCCTCACGCACACGCCGACATTCACACCGACGCCCACCTTCACGTTTACGCCGACGCGCACGCCGACCTTCACCTTTACGCCGACGGCCACCTTGACGCATACGCCGACGCGCACGCCAACCTTCACGCATACGCCGACGGCCACGCCGACGGCGACCTTCACGCACACGCCGACGCGCACGCCAACCTACACGTTCACACCAACCTACACCCCCACGCGCACGCCGACGTTTACGCCTACGCGCACCCCAACGCCCACGCGCACGCCGACGCCGACTGCCACGCCGGTGACGGTGATTCTGACGCCTGTGGCCGACACTTACGTCTTTTCGACTGCGCCGACCAGCAACTACGGCGCGGCCACGATTCACTACGTGGGCAGCCAGAGCGCCAGCGCCACGGGCCGCGCGCTCTACCGCTTCAACCTCGGCGGCATTCCGAGCGGTGCAACCGTGCAGAGCGCCTCATTCATGGCCTACCTGGTGTCGAGCAGCGCCAGCCCGGCGCTGCTCGACATCGAACTGAAGCGCAGCGACGGCGCCTGGCAGGAGATGACCGTCACCTGGAACACGCAGCCCGGCTACACGGGCGCGAACAACGTGCTGGGCGTCGGCATCGCACCGGCCTATTACACGTGGAATGTGACCAGCCTGGTGCAGACCTGGGTGGATGGCGCGGTCAACAACGGCCTGGCACTGATGAGCAAGAACGAGATCACCATCGGCTGGCGCGGTTTTGCCAGCCGCGAAAGCACCGCACCGCCCAATCCACCGCGCCTGGTCGTGACCTACCGGCCGTGA
- a CDS encoding tetrathionate reductase family octaheme c-type cytochrome: MHLPAFIKKNAAWAIGLTVTLAVILVPLILLRPQTTTAPDAPKSALLTRVPETDHSHLLTGPYANGPEVTAACLTCHPDSSSQLMATTHWTWESQPMIATWRTDLVTIGKKNQINNFCISAQGNEKKCMSCHTGYGWENDGFDFSNQLNVDCLICHADLSTYGKGDFGYPAEGVDLTAAAQSVGRPARENCGACHYDGGGGNNVKHGDLDTSLNFPAANLDVHMSSLNLQCIDCHRTQDHVIQGRLLADNIAIEPAEQVQCTDCHASTPHEDERLDAHTGAVACQSCHIPAVALKNPTKVYWDWSAAGQDIPEDHYTYLKIKGEFHYEEDVAPSYHWFNGSNAYRYLLGDTITPTQPTMINLPAGDINDPNAKIFPFKIHIAKQPYDTATNTLLAPRTAGENGYWTTFDWPSALALGAQDAGITFSGQYGFAETWMYYPTTHMVQPAENALQCESCHGADGRMDWQALGYPGDPITWGGRSQAK; the protein is encoded by the coding sequence ATGCACCTTCCCGCCTTCATCAAGAAAAACGCCGCCTGGGCCATCGGCCTGACCGTCACCCTGGCGGTGATCCTCGTGCCGCTGATCCTGCTGCGACCGCAGACCACCACCGCGCCCGACGCGCCCAAATCAGCCCTGCTCACGCGCGTCCCTGAGACCGATCACTCGCATCTACTCACCGGCCCGTATGCCAACGGCCCGGAAGTGACCGCAGCCTGCCTGACGTGTCATCCCGATTCCTCCTCGCAACTCATGGCCACCACGCATTGGACCTGGGAGAGCCAGCCGATGATCGCTACCTGGCGCACAGACCTGGTGACGATCGGCAAAAAGAATCAGATCAACAACTTCTGCATCAGCGCGCAGGGCAACGAAAAGAAGTGCATGAGCTGTCACACCGGCTACGGCTGGGAGAACGATGGGTTCGACTTCAGCAACCAGCTCAATGTGGACTGCCTGATCTGTCACGCCGATCTCTCCACCTACGGCAAGGGCGATTTCGGCTATCCGGCCGAAGGCGTGGATTTGACGGCTGCGGCCCAAAGCGTGGGCAGACCCGCCCGTGAAAACTGCGGCGCCTGCCACTACGATGGCGGCGGCGGCAACAACGTCAAACATGGCGACCTGGACACCAGCCTCAACTTCCCGGCGGCCAATCTCGATGTCCACATGAGCAGCCTGAACTTGCAGTGCATTGACTGCCACCGCACGCAGGACCACGTTATCCAGGGCCGTCTGCTGGCCGACAACATCGCCATCGAGCCTGCTGAGCAGGTGCAGTGTACCGATTGCCACGCCAGCACCCCGCATGAGGACGAACGCCTCGATGCCCACACGGGAGCGGTGGCCTGTCAGTCCTGCCACATCCCCGCGGTCGCACTCAAGAACCCCACCAAAGTCTACTGGGACTGGTCCGCGGCCGGGCAGGACATTCCGGAGGATCACTACACCTATCTGAAGATCAAGGGCGAGTTTCATTACGAAGAAGACGTGGCCCCCTCCTACCACTGGTTCAACGGCAGCAACGCCTACCGCTACCTGCTGGGCGACACGATCACGCCCACACAGCCGACGATGATCAACCTGCCGGCCGGCGACATCAACGACCCCAACGCCAAAATCTTCCCCTTTAAGATCCATATCGCCAAACAGCCCTACGACACCGCGACCAACACGCTGTTGGCCCCGCGCACAGCCGGCGAAAACGGCTACTGGACCACCTTCGACTGGCCCTCGGCCCTCGCCCTGGGCGCGCAGGATGCCGGCATCACCTTCTCCGGCCAGTACGGCTTTGCCGAAACCTGGATGTACTATCCGACCACGCACATGGTGCAGCCTGCCGAGAACGCGCTGCAGTGCGAATCGTGCCACGGCGCGGACGGCCGCATGGACTGGCAGGCCCTGGGCTATCCCGGCGACCCCATCACCTGGGGCGGGCGCTCGCAGGCGAAGTGA
- a CDS encoding PocR ligand-binding domain-containing protein — MPDKLLTTRELQDHLQLDRVTIYRMVKEGELPALRVGGQWRFSADAIESWLGDRDTARLPAVVPAPAPAAALPQNLRLSDLIPLKILQGIQDQFAAVLGMSSFITDLDGLPLVPCSRCSRFCRLIHTTGAGMAGCQGSWRSVARSAKEGANVHTCHAGIRYASAPVVVAGQRVGMVTAGQFLTEAADPAAFEKQALVTGARIGVDGDALAAAQDSLVIVSAEQALRITELLAVIANALSGIGYQAYLARLTLTRIAQLSGAVAPELIS; from the coding sequence ATGCCTGACAAACTGCTCACGACCCGTGAATTGCAGGATCACCTGCAATTGGACCGCGTCACCATCTACCGGATGGTCAAAGAAGGCGAGCTGCCGGCGCTGCGCGTGGGCGGCCAGTGGCGCTTCTCGGCCGACGCCATCGAATCCTGGCTGGGGGACCGCGACACTGCACGCTTGCCAGCCGTCGTTCCCGCTCCCGCTCCTGCAGCCGCCCTTCCGCAAAACCTGCGCCTTTCTGATCTGATCCCGCTCAAGATCCTGCAAGGCATTCAGGACCAGTTTGCGGCCGTGCTGGGCATGTCCTCCTTCATCACCGACCTGGACGGCCTGCCATTGGTGCCATGCAGTCGCTGCAGCCGCTTCTGCCGGTTGATCCATACCACCGGGGCCGGCATGGCAGGCTGTCAAGGCTCGTGGCGGTCCGTGGCTCGCTCGGCCAAAGAAGGCGCCAACGTTCACACCTGCCATGCCGGCATCCGCTACGCCAGCGCGCCGGTCGTGGTTGCCGGCCAACGCGTGGGCATGGTGACGGCCGGTCAGTTCCTCACCGAGGCGGCCGATCCGGCCGCGTTCGAGAAGCAGGCGCTGGTCACGGGCGCCCGCATCGGGGTGGATGGCGACGCTCTGGCTGCAGCCCAAGACTCGCTGGTCATCGTCAGTGCGGAGCAAGCCTTGCGCATCACCGAGCTGCTGGCGGTCATTGCCAATGCCCTGTCTGGCATCGGCTATCAGGCCTATCTGGCGCGCCTGACGCTGACCAGGATCGCCCAACTCAGCGGCGCGGTAGCGCCAGAACTCATTAGCTGA
- a CDS encoding RHS repeat protein, with protein sequence MTRIETKRPWNSCHSWLILPCNGHMTGRTVGGVAYTLVYDAENRLQQVKQGSTVLVSYTYDEDGNRVKAVMGSRTTVYVGAIYEKMAGGSSATTTAASANSVLSASGRPGEGLRARVRGVGAEMPFPRLEVGLDQPAHGVAGGRRRECVGGGQERIDVRLPAQPGVETAVCAILLPGALRKKDRPLPHLLAAALNRSGANHAGPEQDR encoded by the coding sequence ATGACACGAATCGAAACGAAAAGACCCTGGAATTCGTGTCATTCGTGGCTGATTCTGCCCTGCAACGGCCACATGACCGGGCGCACGGTGGGCGGCGTGGCCTACACCCTGGTCTATGACGCCGAGAACCGCTTGCAGCAGGTGAAGCAGGGAAGTACGGTGCTGGTCAGCTACACCTATGACGAGGACGGCAACCGGGTCAAGGCGGTGATGGGGAGCAGGACGACGGTGTACGTAGGGGCCATCTACGAGAAAATGGCGGGCGGCAGCAGCGCGACGACGACGGCGGCTAGCGCCAATTCCGTCTTGTCCGCGTCAGGCCGACCCGGTGAAGGTCTGCGAGCGCGCGTGCGCGGCGTCGGCGCGGAGATGCCATTCCCGCGGCTGGAAGTTGGACTCGATCAGCCAGCGCATGGCGTCGCTGGAGGGCGCCGGCGCGAATGTGTCGGCGGCGGGCAGGAACGGATAGATGTCCGTTTGCCCGCCCAGCCGGGCGTAGAAACGGCGGTTTGCGCCATTCTTCTGCCTGGCGCCCTGCGGAAGAAAGATCGTCCCCTCCCACACCTCCTGGCCGCGGCGCTGAACCGGTCTGGCGCCAACCATGCTGGCCCTGAGCAGGATAGATGA